From Streptomyces zhihengii, the proteins below share one genomic window:
- a CDS encoding TIR-like protein FxsC — protein sequence MNQEPERTDPHVPYFFFSYAHTPRHATDAPDPDMWVHRLYRDLCEHILTLTDLPAGEPAGFMDGAMRIGEDWGTRLSAALATCRVFVPLYSPRYFVSDQCGREWRAFALRQARGDGPQDTVPQGIVPALWTPVHSERLPTAARHLAHGHERFGPRYATEGLYSLMKLRRYRSEYEQAVLLLARAIVATAERNPVPRGAPLDLADLPNAFGSPPVLRRLRIVVAAPSSRELPQGRSRLCYGPSPVDWNPYRESDAAAARPLADFAAEQVRGLDYLTTVEPLDEAAGDLLAEEHPSAPTVMLVDHWALTDPGQRELLTRVDAAAQPWLVVVVPWDRADPDNDTAGAELQSALENTLPRTLQRGRSVSRAATGGVPSLAAFADILPTVIQWAAAQFLRYVVPVYPPAGPHFLRPRLRGPVQEPETGPGDA from the coding sequence GTGAACCAGGAACCGGAGCGGACGGACCCCCATGTTCCCTACTTCTTCTTCAGCTACGCGCACACGCCGCGCCACGCGACCGACGCCCCCGACCCGGACATGTGGGTGCACCGGCTCTACCGCGACCTGTGCGAGCACATCCTGACGCTGACGGACCTGCCGGCCGGCGAGCCGGCCGGGTTCATGGACGGCGCCATGCGGATCGGCGAGGACTGGGGCACCCGCCTGTCCGCCGCACTCGCCACCTGCCGGGTGTTCGTACCGCTGTACTCACCGCGCTACTTCGTCAGCGACCAGTGCGGACGCGAGTGGCGGGCGTTCGCCCTGCGCCAGGCCCGGGGAGACGGGCCGCAGGACACCGTCCCGCAGGGGATCGTGCCGGCGCTGTGGACGCCCGTGCACAGCGAGCGGCTGCCCACGGCCGCGCGCCACCTGGCCCACGGCCACGAGCGGTTCGGCCCCCGCTACGCGACCGAGGGCCTGTACTCCCTGATGAAGCTGCGCCGCTACCGCAGCGAGTACGAGCAGGCCGTCCTGCTGCTGGCCCGGGCGATCGTCGCCACGGCCGAGCGGAACCCGGTGCCACGGGGCGCACCGCTGGACCTCGCCGACCTGCCCAACGCGTTCGGATCGCCGCCCGTGCTGCGCCGGCTGCGCATCGTGGTGGCCGCGCCCAGCAGTCGCGAACTGCCGCAGGGCCGCTCGCGACTGTGCTACGGCCCCTCCCCGGTCGACTGGAACCCCTACCGTGAGAGCGACGCGGCCGCGGCCCGGCCGCTCGCGGACTTCGCCGCGGAGCAGGTGCGCGGGCTCGACTACCTCACGACCGTCGAGCCCCTCGACGAGGCGGCCGGCGACCTCCTCGCGGAGGAGCACCCGTCGGCACCGACGGTGATGCTGGTCGACCACTGGGCGCTCACCGATCCCGGGCAGCGTGAACTGCTCACCCGGGTGGACGCGGCGGCCCAGCCGTGGCTCGTGGTCGTCGTGCCCTGGGACCGCGCCGACCCGGACAACGACACCGCCGGCGCGGAGCTGCAGTCGGCGCTGGAGAACACCCTGCCGCGCACGCTGCAGAGGGGGCGCAGCGTCTCCCGGGCCGCGACGGGCGGAGTCCCCTCGCTGGCCGCGTTCGCCGACATCCTCCCCACCGTGATCCAGTGGGCGGCGGCCCAGTTCCTCCGGTACGTGGTGCCCGTGTACCCGCCCGCCGGCCCGCACTTCCTCCGGCCGAGGCTGCGCGGCCCCGTCCAGGAACCGGAGACCGGCCCGGGAGACGCCTGA
- a CDS encoding macro domain-containing protein, whose product MSRMTGHQARMLFGTRLGLTTAGRACAVHFGVLSGAVQLYLAFWPQSSLPRLTTFLVVVALSLAGGILMSWPRTRLSHEFRHPGFQVTIEVGDLFEHTGHLVVGGNDVFDTDTRDDLLIVHGSVQGQFLHRLYAGETARLDGDIDAALAGVRPVLLEDRTAKRAGKLARYPLGTVAVLGTPQRRCFLSAYGTMRNDLTVESGPVQIWNSLEALWDAVHLHARREAVAMPVIGSGLARIDSMDHAGLIKLILLSFVTRSRRSVVCKELTIVVHPEDYERVDMLELALFLRTL is encoded by the coding sequence ATGAGCCGGATGACCGGGCACCAGGCGCGGATGCTGTTCGGCACCCGTCTCGGCCTGACCACGGCGGGCCGCGCCTGCGCCGTCCACTTCGGAGTGCTGTCCGGGGCCGTCCAGCTCTACCTCGCGTTCTGGCCGCAGAGCTCCCTGCCGCGCCTCACCACGTTCCTCGTCGTCGTCGCCCTCTCGCTGGCCGGCGGCATCCTGATGTCCTGGCCGCGGACCAGGCTGAGCCACGAGTTCCGCCACCCCGGATTCCAGGTGACGATCGAGGTCGGTGACCTCTTCGAGCACACCGGTCATCTCGTCGTCGGCGGCAACGACGTGTTCGACACCGACACCCGGGACGACCTGCTGATCGTCCACGGCAGCGTGCAGGGCCAGTTCCTGCACCGCCTCTACGCGGGCGAGACCGCCCGGCTCGACGGGGACATCGACGCGGCGCTCGCGGGAGTGCGTCCGGTCCTGTTGGAGGACCGGACGGCGAAGCGGGCGGGGAAACTCGCCCGCTACCCGCTGGGCACCGTCGCCGTGCTCGGGACCCCGCAGCGCCGCTGCTTCCTCAGCGCCTACGGCACCATGCGCAACGACCTGACGGTCGAATCGGGCCCCGTCCAGATATGGAACAGCCTGGAAGCGCTGTGGGACGCGGTGCACCTGCACGCCCGCCGCGAGGCGGTGGCCATGCCGGTGATCGGCTCGGGCCTGGCCCGCATCGACAGCATGGACCACGCCGGTCTCATCAAGCTGATCCTGCTGTCCTTCGTCACGCGGTCCCGGCGATCGGTCGTGTGCAAGGAGCTGACGATCGTGGTCCACCCGGAGGACTACGAGCGGGTGGACATGCTCGAACTGGCCCTGTTCCTGCGGACGCTGTGA
- a CDS encoding toll/interleukin-1 receptor domain-containing protein codes for MKIFLSWSGVPSRACAERLASWLRYFSDEIEPFVSSESIRKGARGLDEIKKQLDESSFGIACVTRANLHAPWITFESGALSKEVDERRGQLVPFLLEGTHDDLEAASSPLRQFQSTRAHDEEDVLNMVRTINSVLRESANRHPDNTRVDGLFRKVWPELRDALAVIDLTADTPEQVLPRRSTEEILEDLTSLMREQITRITDLEQTVAALREEQTGPPRARSRFTGVYEEAPRPAPSPAVVADNEGHA; via the coding sequence ATGAAGATCTTCCTGAGCTGGTCCGGAGTGCCGTCCCGGGCCTGCGCCGAACGGCTCGCGTCGTGGCTGCGCTACTTCAGCGACGAGATCGAGCCTTTCGTCTCCTCCGAGAGCATCAGGAAGGGTGCCCGCGGACTCGACGAGATCAAGAAGCAGCTCGACGAGAGCTCCTTCGGCATCGCCTGCGTGACCCGGGCGAACCTGCACGCCCCGTGGATCACCTTCGAGTCGGGCGCCCTGTCCAAGGAGGTCGACGAGCGCAGGGGCCAGCTCGTGCCCTTTCTGCTGGAGGGCACCCATGACGACCTGGAGGCGGCGAGCAGCCCGCTGCGCCAGTTCCAGTCGACCCGGGCCCACGACGAGGAGGACGTGCTGAACATGGTGCGGACCATCAACTCCGTGCTGCGGGAATCGGCCAACCGCCACCCCGACAACACCCGGGTCGACGGCCTCTTCCGCAAGGTGTGGCCCGAACTGCGCGACGCCCTTGCCGTGATCGACCTGACGGCGGACACTCCTGAGCAGGTGCTGCCGCGCCGCTCCACGGAGGAGATCCTGGAGGATCTCACCTCGCTCATGCGGGAGCAGATCACCAGGATCACCGATCTGGAACAGACCGTCGCCGCACTGCGCGAGGAACAGACCGGCCCGCCGAGGGCCAGGTCCAGATTCACCGGCGTCTACGAGGAGGCGCCGCGCCCCGCGCCGTCGCCGGCCGTGGTCGCGGACAACGAGGGGCACGCATGA
- a CDS encoding SRPBCC family protein has product MEVGSIAREIHIDATPEVVYQVVSRPEHLREWWPDEAELDAPVPGGTGSVTFGSGPDATSERLTVVEADPPRRFSFRWVTEDGAAAGPGNSLLVTFDLVPDGDGTLLRFSESGFRERGWEAAVLEEAYRDHVSGWDHFLPRLVAHAAEVAAR; this is encoded by the coding sequence ATGGAAGTCGGCAGCATTGCGCGGGAGATCCACATCGACGCCACCCCCGAGGTGGTCTACCAGGTGGTCAGCAGGCCGGAGCATCTGCGGGAGTGGTGGCCCGACGAGGCCGAACTGGACGCGCCGGTACCGGGTGGCACCGGATCGGTGACCTTCGGCAGCGGACCGGACGCCACGTCGGAGCGCCTGACCGTCGTCGAGGCCGACCCGCCGCGGCGGTTCTCCTTCCGGTGGGTCACCGAGGACGGAGCGGCCGCCGGGCCCGGCAACTCGCTGCTGGTGACCTTCGACCTGGTCCCCGACGGCGACGGCACGCTGCTGCGCTTCTCAGAGTCGGGCTTCCGCGAGAGGGGCTGGGAGGCCGCCGTGCTCGAGGAGGCGTACCGGGACCACGTCAGCGGCTGGGACCACTTCCTGCCCCGGCTCGTCGCCCACGCGGCCGAGGTGGCGGCACGATGA
- a CDS encoding ArsR/SmtB family transcription factor → MSTAVDDALWSAVGDPIRRRMLDLLLAENGGTATALSKQLPVTRQAVAKHLGVLDRAGLVSATPSGRERRYRVDEAQLARAVAQLSSVGAAWDARLQRIKRIAEAIQRGQE, encoded by the coding sequence ATGAGCACCGCCGTCGACGACGCCCTGTGGTCGGCCGTCGGAGACCCGATACGCCGCCGGATGCTCGACCTGCTCCTCGCGGAGAACGGCGGCACGGCGACCGCGCTCAGCAAGCAGCTCCCGGTGACCCGGCAGGCCGTGGCCAAACACCTCGGCGTGCTCGACCGCGCGGGGCTCGTCAGCGCCACGCCGTCCGGGCGCGAGCGCCGCTACCGGGTGGACGAGGCCCAGCTCGCCCGCGCCGTCGCCCAGTTGTCATCGGTCGGGGCCGCCTGGGACGCCCGGCTGCAACGGATCAAGCGGATCGCCGAGGCGATCCAGCGCGGGCAGGAGTGA
- a CDS encoding SRPBCC family protein, translated as MADILHRIGVTAAPEDVYTALTTVDGLSRWWTVDTDGDPSPGGVLRFRFAPGGFDMSVLEASPGTRVLWEVVDGPEEWKGTRIGFDLKREDGFTVVLFRHEGWREPVEFMYHCSTKWAIFLMSLKRLLETGTGEPAPHDVRISNWH; from the coding sequence ATGGCAGACATCCTGCACCGCATCGGCGTCACCGCCGCACCCGAGGACGTCTACACGGCGCTCACCACCGTCGACGGCCTGTCCCGCTGGTGGACCGTGGACACGGACGGGGACCCGTCCCCCGGCGGCGTGCTCCGCTTCCGCTTCGCGCCCGGCGGCTTCGACATGTCGGTCCTGGAGGCGAGTCCGGGCACGCGTGTGCTCTGGGAGGTCGTCGACGGCCCCGAGGAGTGGAAGGGCACGCGGATCGGTTTCGACCTCAAGCGCGAGGACGGCTTCACCGTCGTGCTGTTCCGGCACGAGGGCTGGCGCGAACCGGTGGAGTTCATGTACCACTGCAGCACCAAGTGGGCGATCTTCCTGATGAGCCTCAAGCGCCTGCTGGAGACGGGCACCGGCGAACCCGCCCCGCACGACGTCCGCATCAGCAACTGGCACTGA
- a CDS encoding DUF427 domain-containing protein has product MTAPKPGPEAVPVVRRGGEADSVLWEPSERRVRATVGEITVVDSGRAVLVWEPGRPVPLYAFPAEDVRTDLLRRTERPAGPRRHAGSTVFYDLVLPDRTVGAAAWTYPGEDLAGHIGFEWFGREVLDHWYEEDEEIFVHPRDPHKRVDALPSSRHVRIEIDGTVVADTRAPVLLFETGLPVRFYLPREDVRLGLFTPTDGRTRCPYKGVASEYWSWAGDADVRPDIAWSYPDPLPAVGIIKDRVAFYDESVDVVVDGVRRERPVTYFSRPTR; this is encoded by the coding sequence ATGACCGCACCGAAGCCCGGCCCGGAAGCCGTGCCCGTCGTACGCCGCGGGGGCGAGGCCGACAGCGTCCTGTGGGAGCCGAGCGAGCGCCGGGTGCGGGCGACGGTGGGGGAGATCACGGTCGTGGACAGCGGCCGGGCGGTTCTCGTGTGGGAGCCCGGCCGTCCCGTCCCCCTCTACGCCTTCCCCGCCGAGGACGTCCGCACCGACCTGCTGCGGCGCACGGAGCGGCCCGCCGGCCCGCGGCGCCACGCGGGATCGACGGTCTTCTACGACCTGGTGCTCCCCGACCGGACCGTCGGCGCGGCGGCCTGGACCTATCCGGGAGAGGACCTGGCCGGCCACATCGGCTTCGAATGGTTCGGGCGCGAGGTCCTCGACCACTGGTACGAGGAGGACGAGGAGATCTTCGTGCACCCGCGCGACCCGCACAAACGGGTGGACGCGCTGCCCAGCAGCCGCCATGTCCGGATCGAGATCGACGGCACCGTCGTCGCGGACACCCGGGCGCCGGTCCTGCTGTTCGAGACGGGGCTGCCGGTGCGCTTCTACCTCCCGCGCGAGGACGTCCGCCTCGGCCTCTTCACGCCCACCGACGGGCGCACCCGCTGCCCCTACAAGGGCGTGGCGAGCGAGTACTGGTCCTGGGCGGGCGACGCCGACGTGCGGCCCGACATCGCCTGGAGCTACCCCGACCCGCTGCCCGCCGTCGGGATCATCAAGGACCGGGTGGCGTTCTACGACGAGTCCGTCGACGTCGTCGTCGACGGGGTGCGCCGGGAGCGGCCGGTCACCTACTTCAGCCGGCCGACACGGTAG
- a CDS encoding nitroreductase family protein, which produces MTLDLTPDELLSTTRAVRKRLDFDRPVPRSLIEECVDLATQAPTGRNRQRWHFVVVTEPAQRRAVADIFLRALPLATGHPLTERDAWRMNYASGSTERVFDGLRHLTANIHRVPAFVIPGVEGRTDDAPVTVQAGAWGSILPAVWSFMLAARARGLGTTWTTAQGPLERELAAVLGVPYDDVMLAAFLPLAYTIGTDFRPARRIPREHVLHWDRWAARHSP; this is translated from the coding sequence GTGACCCTGGATCTGACCCCCGACGAACTCCTGTCGACCACCCGCGCCGTACGCAAGCGCCTCGACTTCGACCGTCCGGTCCCGCGCTCCCTGATCGAGGAGTGCGTGGACCTGGCCACCCAGGCGCCGACCGGCCGCAACAGGCAGCGCTGGCACTTCGTCGTCGTCACCGAACCCGCCCAGCGGCGGGCCGTGGCCGACATCTTCCTGCGCGCCCTTCCGCTGGCCACCGGACACCCGCTGACCGAACGGGACGCGTGGCGCATGAACTACGCCTCCGGCTCCACCGAGCGGGTCTTCGACGGCCTGCGCCATCTGACCGCCAACATCCACCGCGTGCCCGCCTTCGTCATCCCCGGCGTGGAAGGCCGTACCGACGACGCGCCGGTGACCGTGCAGGCGGGGGCGTGGGGCTCGATCCTGCCGGCGGTGTGGAGCTTCATGCTGGCCGCTCGGGCCCGCGGCCTGGGTACCACCTGGACGACGGCGCAAGGGCCTCTGGAAAGGGAGTTGGCCGCGGTGCTCGGCGTTCCGTACGACGACGTCATGCTGGCCGCGTTCCTCCCGCTGGCCTACACGATCGGCACCGACTTCCGGCCTGCCCGGCGGATCCCCCGCGAGCACGTCCTGCACTGGGACCGGTGGGCGGCGCGGCACTCCCCGTGA
- a CDS encoding MarR family winged helix-turn-helix transcriptional regulator — translation MPPRTADREAGYFRALAAERLDIALCRASSLVARAAEARAAESGIGVGPHLVLKMLAEAGPSSQRALSDQLRIDRSVMVGICDGLEQAGHVRRERDAVDRRAYAVTVTESGRRLLAEAEDTVPAFLDDTFRDLSPAEREHLSALLAKVLRLPS, via the coding sequence ATGCCGCCCAGGACCGCGGACCGCGAGGCCGGCTACTTCCGGGCGCTCGCCGCCGAGCGCCTGGACATCGCGCTGTGCCGGGCCTCGTCCCTGGTGGCCCGCGCCGCGGAAGCCCGGGCTGCGGAGTCCGGGATCGGCGTCGGGCCGCATCTGGTGCTGAAGATGCTCGCCGAGGCCGGCCCCAGCTCGCAGCGCGCCCTGAGCGACCAACTGCGCATCGACCGCAGCGTCATGGTCGGCATCTGCGACGGCCTGGAGCAGGCCGGGCACGTACGCCGCGAGCGCGACGCGGTCGATCGCCGCGCCTACGCCGTCACCGTCACCGAGTCGGGCCGCCGGCTCCTCGCCGAGGCCGAGGACACGGTGCCCGCCTTCCTCGACGACACCTTCCGGGACCTCTCCCCCGCCGAACGCGAGCACCTCTCCGCGCTGCTCGCCAAGGTCCTGCGGCTCCCCTCCTGA